In a genomic window of Aeromonas veronii:
- a CDS encoding helix-turn-helix domain-containing protein gives MNNIKELRDKAGKTQSDLAAELGITQGAVAHYEKSRRKPGLDTCRKIASVINRWGVKCSINDVFPPEDC, from the coding sequence ATGAACAACATCAAGGAACTGCGCGACAAGGCGGGCAAGACGCAGTCCGATTTGGCTGCTGAGCTCGGAATCACTCAGGGGGCGGTTGCTCACTACGAGAAGAGCCGTCGCAAGCCAGGGTTAGACACCTGCAGAAAGATTGCGTCTGTCATCAATCGCTGGGGGGTGAAGTGCTCAATCAACGATGTATTCCCCCCTGAAGACTGCTGA
- a CDS encoding helix-turn-helix domain-containing protein, with protein MGKETWHSLAKSRMKMLGITQEQLAEKLGVTQGAIGHWLNKRREPAMDVILNIMSVLDLKSINIGVDGNIVGDEPNMEIAQPDIHRIPVISYVQAGGWTAPNEIRECDGNMAYITTDLDLGDRAFAIVIRGNSMEPEFTEGDLVLIDPDEPLHPGDFVVAKNGEEEATFKKYRPRGVSEDGKEIFELAPLNDDYATMRSDRQPIQIIGTMVEHRRRRRRR; from the coding sequence ATGGGAAAAGAGACATGGCACAGCCTGGCCAAGAGCCGGATGAAGATGCTCGGCATCACTCAGGAGCAACTAGCTGAAAAGCTGGGGGTAACTCAGGGGGCGATCGGGCATTGGTTGAATAAACGCCGCGAACCAGCGATGGACGTGATCCTCAATATCATGAGCGTCCTTGACCTCAAGAGCATCAATATCGGGGTTGATGGCAATATCGTCGGCGACGAACCTAACATGGAGATAGCCCAGCCAGATATTCACCGGATACCGGTGATCAGCTATGTGCAGGCCGGAGGATGGACCGCCCCCAACGAGATCCGCGAGTGCGACGGCAATATGGCCTATATCACCACCGATCTCGATCTGGGTGACCGCGCCTTTGCCATCGTGATCCGGGGTAACTCCATGGAGCCGGAATTCACCGAGGGCGATCTGGTACTGATCGACCCGGACGAACCGCTCCACCCGGGTGACTTCGTAGTGGCCAAGAACGGCGAAGAAGAGGCCACCTTCAAGAAGTACCGCCCCCGCGGGGTCAGCGAAGACGGCAAAGAGATCTTCGAGCTGGCCCCGCTCAATGACGACTACGCCACCATGCGATCAGACCGCCAGCCCATTCAAATCATCGGCACCATGGTGGAACACCGCCGCCGCAGACGCCGCCGCTAG
- a CDS encoding zinc ribbon domain-containing protein yields the protein MSLIKCPECSAEVSDAALKCPKCGAQIRKPKRGFFGKLFKWGFILFNLLMVFWLVSYWGSVGDMMQGANDAEKAGGVIGTTIGTGMIFGIWGFGDLILGLFVLLTRPK from the coding sequence ATGAGTCTGATTAAATGTCCTGAGTGTTCAGCAGAAGTGAGTGACGCGGCACTTAAGTGCCCGAAGTGTGGGGCCCAGATCCGCAAACCAAAACGCGGCTTCTTCGGCAAGTTGTTCAAGTGGGGATTTATCCTCTTTAACCTGCTGATGGTATTCTGGCTGGTCTCCTACTGGGGATCGGTTGGCGACATGATGCAGGGTGCCAACGATGCCGAGAAGGCTGGCGGGGTGATCGGCACCACCATCGGTACCGGCATGATCTTTGGTATCTGGGGGTTCGGTGACCTCATTCTCGGTCTGTTCGTGCTGCTCACCAGACCGAAGTAA
- a CDS encoding Nmad5 family putative nucleotide modification protein: MRLTNEIKLQIIKAAAVKAGIPAEEEALRLRRVDWAEAVRVDSLGGKEGAEAVDKAIEQIKAITKPLPEGVTTGYQPINVDSDFYLNCGGISIRPRFNGTFGFDSCREAVRKPCRSCKLAADHPLAIEFHQLEQDAKSLKEKREHIENSVAAAMSGINTDNQLLKVWPEAAELMPKEIQKVQLPAVQTADLNALIGLPSEKEAAA; encoded by the coding sequence ATGAGACTCACCAACGAAATCAAGCTCCAGATCATCAAGGCCGCAGCCGTCAAGGCTGGCATTCCAGCAGAAGAGGAGGCACTGCGCCTGCGCCGAGTTGATTGGGCCGAGGCTGTTCGTGTCGACTCCCTTGGTGGCAAGGAGGGCGCTGAGGCTGTCGATAAGGCCATCGAGCAAATCAAGGCCATCACGAAGCCTCTGCCGGAAGGTGTCACCACCGGATATCAACCAATCAACGTTGACAGTGACTTTTACCTGAACTGCGGCGGGATCAGCATTCGCCCGCGATTCAACGGCACCTTTGGCTTTGACTCTTGCCGTGAGGCGGTAAGAAAGCCATGCCGTTCATGCAAGTTGGCGGCAGATCATCCGCTTGCCATCGAGTTCCACCAGCTGGAGCAGGATGCCAAATCGCTCAAGGAGAAGCGCGAGCACATCGAAAACAGCGTGGCTGCAGCGATGAGCGGTATCAACACCGATAACCAGCTGCTGAAAGTGTGGCCGGAAGCCGCAGAACTGATGCCGAAAGAGATTCAGAAGGTGCAACTGCCGGCAGTGCAAACCGCAGACCTGAACGCGCTTATCGGCCTGCCGAGCGAGAAGGAGGCTGCAGCATGA
- a CDS encoding phage N-6-adenine-methyltransferase, with protein sequence MNHYAQALAELQVQPDHELKQVGDQWQTPKPLALGLFHYFAPTLGPVVLDMFADDCNHLVPHYYDAADNALTQDLAADLRRLGGAAYGNPPYSRPCVDGEGNPITGMEPILNFCREQRAQGAKIMLLIKAATSETWWPEDADFIQFISGRIGFEVPSWYNPRDPKKDKPSSSGFASAVVIFDASWQGERRPEARLRRDDLITTGQIILDMIHRQAVALNEEASRTIEAARHADNQAEARGHVDDIHVVELTEQPAIANPAAWDQTALTDNETNAQRDVQLSSESLQLVAAATGQHPDYAEPGLYLVRYVDEVAELSDADQNTLRSYLKGWFDEGESPSEICYRLTLAAANLKAGKQVHDGFVLSGRTPTMPHWQRHPAVKAVIYQIDDADILTPAKTAELAGWIIDQLADYLDAPDQLLELATAKAADLLAQPAEVAA encoded by the coding sequence ATGAACCACTACGCACAAGCGCTGGCCGAACTGCAGGTACAGCCTGACCACGAACTCAAGCAAGTAGGCGACCAGTGGCAGACCCCCAAGCCGCTGGCATTGGGCCTGTTCCACTACTTCGCCCCCACGTTGGGCCCGGTAGTGCTCGATATGTTTGCCGACGACTGCAACCACCTGGTGCCGCACTACTACGATGCGGCCGACAACGCACTCACTCAGGATCTGGCCGCCGACCTGCGCCGCCTCGGTGGCGCGGCCTACGGCAACCCGCCCTACTCCCGCCCCTGCGTCGATGGTGAGGGCAACCCCATCACCGGGATGGAGCCCATCCTCAACTTCTGCCGCGAGCAGCGGGCGCAGGGCGCCAAGATCATGCTGCTGATCAAGGCCGCTACCAGCGAAACATGGTGGCCTGAGGATGCCGACTTTATCCAGTTCATCAGCGGCCGCATCGGATTTGAGGTGCCGAGCTGGTACAACCCGCGGGATCCGAAGAAGGACAAGCCCAGCTCCAGTGGTTTCGCCTCCGCCGTGGTGATCTTCGATGCCAGCTGGCAGGGCGAACGCCGCCCGGAAGCCCGCCTGCGCCGTGACGACCTGATCACCACCGGCCAGATCATCCTCGACATGATCCACCGCCAGGCTGTCGCGCTTAACGAAGAGGCCAGCCGCACGATCGAGGCAGCCCGTCATGCCGACAATCAGGCTGAGGCTCGCGGCCATGTCGACGACATTCATGTCGTCGAGTTGACCGAGCAGCCTGCCATTGCCAATCCCGCCGCGTGGGACCAGACCGCGCTAACCGATAACGAGACCAACGCCCAACGGGATGTTCAGTTGTCATCCGAAAGTTTACAACTGGTTGCCGCGGCGACAGGCCAGCACCCTGACTATGCCGAGCCTGGTCTCTATCTGGTTCGATATGTCGATGAAGTCGCCGAGCTCTCTGATGCAGACCAGAACACCCTGCGCAGCTATCTGAAAGGGTGGTTTGATGAAGGCGAGTCACCGTCCGAGATCTGCTATCGCCTTACGCTGGCGGCAGCCAACCTCAAAGCAGGCAAGCAAGTCCATGACGGCTTTGTGTTGAGCGGCCGCACACCTACCATGCCCCACTGGCAGCGCCACCCAGCGGTCAAAGCGGTGATCTATCAGATTGACGATGCCGACATCCTCACCCCGGCCAAGACCGCCGAACTGGCAGGCTGGATCATCGATCAGCTGGCCGACTACCTGGATGCCCCTGATCAACTGCTGGAACTGGCCACCGCCAAAGCGGCCGATCTGCTGGCGCAACCAGCAGAGGTGGCCGCATGA
- a CDS encoding sel1 repeat family protein: MRPTTSRWLFIGLLALVIWRLLPLSTEQEMAAANRAWRTGHFDEATRIWSPLAEQGQPRAQVLMGWSHEVGQGSEQDMNRAISLYRQSAQAGDAFGQYRLADAYLRGAGVKRDLKEAFHWMDLAAHNGDVPAMLKVGVLHLMGVSGRVDLPQAKQWLYQAAQKGNKLALQVLQELALAEEGSSRFDFNWQSLLGK, encoded by the coding sequence ATGAGACCCACCACTTCCCGCTGGCTGTTTATCGGTCTGCTTGCCCTGGTTATCTGGCGTCTGCTCCCGCTCTCCACCGAGCAAGAGATGGCTGCTGCCAACCGTGCCTGGCGTACCGGTCACTTCGATGAGGCGACCCGGATCTGGTCGCCACTGGCCGAGCAAGGGCAACCCCGTGCACAGGTTCTCATGGGCTGGAGTCATGAGGTGGGGCAGGGGAGTGAACAGGATATGAACCGTGCCATTAGCCTCTATCGGCAGTCGGCACAGGCGGGGGATGCTTTTGGTCAATATCGGCTAGCGGATGCCTATCTGCGTGGTGCGGGTGTGAAGAGGGACCTGAAAGAAGCTTTCCACTGGATGGATCTTGCTGCACACAATGGTGATGTCCCGGCCATGCTGAAAGTCGGCGTACTTCATCTGATGGGGGTCAGCGGCAGGGTCGATCTACCTCAAGCGAAACAGTGGCTCTATCAGGCGGCGCAAAAGGGCAACAAGCTGGCGCTTCAGGTGCTGCAGGAGCTGGCGCTGGCCGAGGAGGGGAGCAGTCGCTTTGACTTCAACTGGCAATCCCTGCTTGGCAAATAG
- a CDS encoding DUF2591 domain-containing protein — protein MASGILVKTEELDGHALDWAVAVANGLTAEENGLRYDLRGRPTVAGDFAVYYQPSKNWAQCGPLIQKYNIWVSAQGDPTEWSASVGRRTDEMFGQNPMVAICRALVAEKLGDEVIVPALLVGGAA, from the coding sequence ATGGCTAGTGGGATCTTGGTAAAAACCGAAGAGCTTGATGGTCACGCTCTTGATTGGGCTGTAGCAGTTGCGAACGGTCTTACCGCAGAAGAAAACGGATTGCGCTATGACCTGCGCGGTCGCCCAACAGTGGCAGGCGACTTCGCTGTTTATTACCAGCCGTCAAAAAATTGGGCTCAGTGCGGCCCACTGATCCAGAAGTACAACATCTGGGTCTCAGCGCAAGGCGATCCAACTGAATGGTCAGCATCTGTTGGGCGCAGAACTGACGAAATGTTCGGTCAAAACCCAATGGTAGCAATATGCAGAGCTCTGGTGGCCGAAAAGCTTGGTGATGAAGTCATAGTGCCAGCATTGCTGGTTGGAGGTGCCGCATGA
- a CDS encoding phage regulatory CII family protein produces the protein MTNAKKTTTRVKRDHSHASDPIDAAYQLSRRYNITELAKLMGNKRPTTLNNKFNPQCEDHHLTLSEAMAVTELTGDNAILQAWALSRGHVLVAIPDTTVSEEELADQVMTVTSVVGAVFGELHLARQDGVIDPIERQAITAAVHRAIRELLSLEESVASQVRTLPVAVQGAK, from the coding sequence ATGACAAACGCCAAAAAAACAACCACGAGAGTCAAGCGGGATCACTCCCACGCATCTGACCCTATTGACGCCGCTTATCAGTTGAGCCGCCGCTACAACATCACCGAGCTGGCCAAGCTGATGGGCAACAAGCGCCCGACCACGCTGAACAACAAGTTCAACCCGCAGTGCGAAGACCATCACCTGACCCTGTCTGAGGCGATGGCTGTGACCGAGCTGACCGGTGATAACGCCATTCTGCAAGCCTGGGCGCTGTCTCGTGGCCATGTGCTGGTGGCCATACCGGACACAACGGTGAGCGAGGAAGAGCTGGCTGACCAGGTGATGACGGTCACCTCGGTGGTGGGGGCAGTGTTTGGTGAGCTGCATCTGGCGCGTCAGGACGGGGTGATTGACCCGATCGAGCGTCAGGCGATTACGGCGGCGGTGCATCGCGCCATCAGGGAGTTGTTGAGTTTGGAAGAGTCAGTGGCAAGTCAGGTTCGTACATTGCCAGTGGCTGTGCAAGGAGCAAAGTGA
- a CDS encoding DUF4406 domain-containing protein, translating to MSNQQRKIVYIAGPMSDLPDDNRPAFNTEALHQQQKGHVVLNPATLPDGLTQPQYMGICLEMVKIADELVILPGWRDSTGATAEFHLAIKLGKIIRQAEDGFAWYPENTGDAA from the coding sequence ATGTCGAACCAGCAACGCAAAATCGTCTACATCGCAGGGCCAATGTCTGATCTGCCGGATGACAACCGCCCTGCCTTCAACACCGAAGCGCTCCACCAGCAGCAAAAAGGCCACGTCGTACTCAACCCGGCAACCCTGCCGGACGGCCTCACACAGCCGCAGTACATGGGCATCTGCCTCGAGATGGTCAAGATCGCCGATGAGCTGGTCATCCTCCCCGGCTGGCGCGATAGCACCGGTGCCACCGCCGAATTTCACCTCGCCATCAAGCTGGGCAAGATCATCCGCCAAGCCGAAGACGGCTTTGCCTGGTATCCGGAAAACACAGGGGATGCAGCATGA
- a CDS encoding twin-arginine translocation signal domain-containing protein, producing MRDFMKGTLMVVVLVGLAVYLAANVSMGVK from the coding sequence ATGCGCGATTTCATGAAGGGCACCCTGATGGTGGTGGTGCTGGTGGGTCTGGCTGTGTATCTGGCCGCGAATGTGTCGATGGGGGTGAAGTGA
- a CDS encoding replication protein P — MTMKPLSAVLREIATAPTVETITPQQRPLSDRDSQMVSMLFEQLKIVFPAWKHAFPSEDSQKRALAEWTRALVDAGCTSRDQLQLGMRVAREQEIPFFPSTGMFIKWCQITPEALGLPTLDAALVEVRTRRYSHPAVELAAKATSWERQTLSADAYRAVFDQAYAQLVRRMMAGEDLNAEVMKGLPTRAQIQHSPEFYQQAGQRAVATLRALFRKGGQCDASDVQ; from the coding sequence ATGACTATGAAGCCCCTCAGTGCCGTGCTGCGCGAGATCGCCACTGCGCCGACCGTGGAGACCATCACCCCGCAGCAGCGCCCGCTGTCTGATCGCGACTCGCAGATGGTATCGATGCTGTTCGAGCAGCTGAAGATTGTCTTCCCCGCCTGGAAGCACGCATTCCCCTCTGAGGACTCCCAAAAACGAGCGCTCGCCGAGTGGACCCGCGCCCTGGTCGACGCCGGTTGCACCAGCCGCGATCAGTTGCAGCTGGGGATGCGCGTGGCCCGTGAGCAGGAGATCCCGTTCTTCCCCAGCACCGGCATGTTCATCAAGTGGTGCCAGATCACTCCTGAGGCACTCGGCCTGCCCACGCTGGATGCGGCGCTGGTTGAGGTGCGTACTCGCCGTTACAGCCATCCCGCCGTTGAACTGGCCGCCAAAGCCACAAGCTGGGAGCGCCAGACATTGAGCGCAGACGCTTACCGCGCCGTGTTCGATCAGGCCTATGCCCAGCTGGTGCGCAGGATGATGGCCGGTGAAGACCTGAACGCGGAGGTGATGAAGGGGCTGCCGACCCGGGCGCAGATCCAGCACAGCCCGGAGTTTTACCAGCAGGCAGGCCAGCGGGCCGTGGCCACGCTGAGAGCGCTATTTCGCAAGGGAGGGCAGTGTGATGCCAGTGACGTTCAGTGA
- a CDS encoding integrase arm-type DNA-binding domain-containing protein gives MALSDAKLRKIAGKLYDGPTELPDGQGLSARISPTGHISFQYRYRHGQRARRMSLGAYGDVSLKEARERHAEARRILQTGHDPATVRMMEIKDRHAAVTVSDCLNAWLESPQAIRLVRLNQWRRLFDLHIVPVVGQFVVDEMTTQHWDKVFAPMQDDASTQAGILLGKLKEVLDYAQRRSMIKSNILASWKVKDVGTPIKSRSRYLSDEEIGQFWQAVDLTDMTDAHKIMMKLILLTGCRGVEIRIAKKADFDLAKGLWRISDDDSKTGIGFVRGLSQQACDLLAEAFVFFPDHVYVFPPARSLDDRPMAASVLLSLAKQVGKVMGVDDWGNHDLRRTMKTVMSRIGVHPHVSEKVLGHRLAGILAVYDQHDYVDEQRAALEQWAAHIAQCVVLEADSAGISPRATRNAITS, from the coding sequence ATGGCATTGAGTGACGCGAAGCTGCGCAAGATAGCAGGCAAACTGTATGACGGGCCGACCGAGTTGCCGGACGGGCAGGGGCTGTCTGCCCGCATCAGCCCAACCGGGCACATCAGCTTTCAGTATCGGTACCGGCACGGCCAGCGAGCCCGCAGGATGTCGCTAGGGGCTTATGGTGATGTCAGCCTCAAGGAGGCGCGGGAGCGCCATGCAGAAGCCAGGAGGATATTGCAGACCGGCCACGACCCGGCAACGGTGCGGATGATGGAGATCAAAGATCGCCATGCCGCCGTGACGGTCAGCGACTGCCTGAATGCCTGGCTAGAGAGTCCGCAAGCTATCCGGCTGGTCAGGCTTAACCAGTGGCGCCGCCTGTTCGATCTGCACATTGTGCCGGTTGTTGGCCAGTTCGTGGTGGACGAGATGACCACCCAGCACTGGGACAAGGTCTTTGCCCCGATGCAGGATGATGCCAGCACCCAAGCCGGGATCTTGCTCGGCAAGCTCAAGGAGGTGCTGGACTACGCCCAGCGCCGCAGCATGATCAAGAGCAACATCCTCGCCAGCTGGAAGGTGAAGGACGTTGGCACCCCCATCAAGTCGCGCTCTCGCTACCTGAGTGATGAGGAGATCGGCCAGTTCTGGCAGGCGGTAGACCTCACCGATATGACCGACGCCCACAAGATCATGATGAAGCTGATCCTGCTCACCGGTTGCCGTGGGGTGGAGATCCGGATTGCCAAGAAGGCAGATTTCGATCTGGCGAAGGGGCTGTGGCGCATCAGTGATGACGATTCAAAGACGGGGATCGGGTTTGTGCGTGGCCTGTCGCAGCAGGCTTGTGATCTGCTGGCCGAGGCCTTTGTTTTCTTCCCTGACCATGTCTATGTGTTCCCGCCAGCGCGCAGCCTTGATGACAGGCCAATGGCGGCCAGTGTGCTGCTGAGCCTGGCAAAGCAGGTCGGCAAGGTGATGGGTGTGGATGACTGGGGCAACCACGATCTGCGCCGCACCATGAAAACGGTGATGAGCCGGATCGGGGTTCACCCCCATGTGTCTGAGAAGGTGCTCGGCCACAGACTGGCGGGCATTCTCGCCGTCTATGACCAGCATGACTACGTTGACGAGCAGCGGGCGGCCCTTGAGCAATGGGCCGCACATATCGCTCAGTGCGTGGTGCTGGAGGCTGACTCCGCAGGCATCAGCCCGCGGGCAACCAGGAATGCGATCACTTCGTGA
- a CDS encoding PA0069 family radical SAM protein has translation MAGRGSPHNIDHRFSGPLVEAVDDGWQASDWDAAFTPSVPGTEVREIDARSIISYNSSPDVPFSRSINPYQGCEHGCIYCYARPSHAYLELSPGLDFESKLFAKRNAADLLRREFARPAYQPQTIVLGANTDPYQPIEQHYRLTRELLTVMLAHRHPVGLITKSAMILRDLDLLTELAREGLCQVMVSVTTLNETLRRQLEPRASTGTGRLKVIEKLANAGVQVGVLAAPMIPRLNEPELEQIIKSAAEAGASCADYILLRLPHELAPLFGDWLDTHYPGQKEAILNQLRASRGGGLNSTAFGTRMRGEGLFADLLAQRFRLIAKRLGLGKRHVQLRQDVFIRPGEQLRLF, from the coding sequence ATGGCAGGACGAGGCAGCCCCCACAATATCGATCACCGTTTTAGCGGCCCCCTTGTCGAAGCGGTCGATGATGGCTGGCAAGCATCCGATTGGGATGCCGCTTTCACCCCCTCTGTGCCTGGCACCGAGGTGCGGGAGATCGATGCCCGCAGCATCATCAGTTACAACAGCTCCCCCGACGTCCCTTTCAGCCGATCCATCAACCCCTATCAAGGGTGTGAACACGGCTGTATCTACTGCTATGCCAGACCCAGTCACGCCTATCTGGAGCTCTCCCCCGGCCTCGATTTCGAGAGCAAGCTGTTTGCCAAACGCAATGCAGCCGACCTGCTACGTCGGGAGTTTGCCAGACCCGCCTATCAGCCGCAGACCATCGTGCTGGGAGCCAATACCGACCCGTATCAGCCTATCGAGCAGCACTACCGCCTCACCCGCGAGCTGTTGACGGTGATGCTGGCCCACCGCCACCCGGTCGGCCTCATAACCAAGAGCGCCATGATCTTGCGCGACCTCGATCTATTGACCGAGCTTGCCAGAGAGGGACTGTGTCAGGTGATGGTGTCGGTGACGACCCTGAACGAAACCCTGCGGCGGCAGCTGGAACCCCGCGCCAGCACGGGCACGGGGCGCTTGAAAGTGATCGAAAAGCTGGCCAACGCTGGCGTGCAGGTAGGGGTGCTGGCTGCCCCCATGATCCCGCGGCTCAATGAGCCGGAGCTGGAGCAGATCATCAAATCGGCCGCCGAGGCAGGGGCCAGCTGCGCCGATTACATCCTACTGCGGCTACCCCACGAGCTGGCACCGTTATTTGGTGATTGGCTCGATACCCACTATCCAGGCCAGAAGGAGGCGATTTTGAATCAGCTGCGAGCTAGCCGCGGTGGCGGACTCAACAGTACCGCCTTCGGCACCCGCATGCGCGGTGAGGGGCTATTTGCCGATCTGCTGGCCCAGCGCTTTCGGTTGATTGCCAAGCGGCTCGGGCTCGGCAAGCGCCACGTTCAACTGCGCCAGGATGTCTTCATTCGTCCTGGCGAGCAGTTGCGGCTGTTTTAA
- the ssb gene encoding single-stranded DNA-binding protein → MKRGINKVILIGNLGQDPEVRYMQSGNAVASITLATSESWRDKQTGEQKERTEWHRVVFMGKLAEVAGQHLKKGSQVYVEGRLQTRKWQAQDGSDRYTTEVLVDSFTGVMQMLGGRPQQGQPQQPPASQQQGGYGRPAQQPAQQSDNEPPIDFDDDLPF, encoded by the coding sequence ATGAAACGAGGCATCAACAAGGTCATCCTGATCGGTAATCTGGGGCAGGATCCGGAAGTGCGCTACATGCAAAGCGGCAATGCAGTAGCCAGCATCACCCTGGCTACCTCCGAATCATGGCGCGACAAGCAGACAGGCGAGCAGAAAGAGCGCACCGAGTGGCACCGCGTGGTGTTCATGGGCAAGCTGGCCGAAGTGGCAGGCCAGCACCTCAAGAAGGGATCGCAGGTCTACGTTGAAGGCAGGCTGCAGACCCGCAAATGGCAGGCGCAGGACGGCAGCGATCGTTACACCACCGAGGTGCTGGTCGATAGCTTCACCGGCGTGATGCAGATGCTTGGCGGAAGACCTCAGCAGGGCCAGCCGCAACAACCACCAGCATCACAGCAACAGGGCGGATATGGCCGCCCAGCACAGCAACCGGCCCAGCAAAGTGACAACGAGCCGCCGATTGATTTTGACGACGACCTGCCGTTCTAG